One Candidatus Bathyarchaeia archaeon genomic window, TGGCCGTCCTGACGAAGGGGAGTAGCGGCGAATGGACCACTAGGAAGGTCTTGGAGGCTTACGGCATTACCTACGAGGATATAATCTCTTGGGGGGGTAGCGTTTCCTTCGGGAGCTTCTCGGCCGCCTTGGAGAAGATGAAGGATGGATCGGCCGATGCATTCGGGCAAATGTGTACCCCTCGCCATCCGACTTGGACGGAGATGGCGAACGCCGTCAACCTGAGGTTCCTGCCTCTAAGGGAGGACATCTTGGATCAGCTCTGTAGCAAATACGGCTATATAAAATCTCGCATACCGAAGGGTGAGTTCAAGGGCATAGAGGAGGACATTCCAGCCTTGGGATTCTACACTATGTTGATAACCACCAAGGACCTGCCCGAATGGGTGGCTTATGCGATCACGAAGGCCATTTGCGATAACAGGAACGTTTGGGTCGCGGCGTATAAGGCCAGCGAGGTCTTCGATCCGAAGACAGCGTGGAAGACCCCAATACCCCTCCATCCGGGGGCCGAGAGGTATTATAAAGAAATGGGGTATATGAAGTAGCCCGAAATCCCATCCTTTTTTATTTAAGAAAAGGAAATGGGGCTCGATGGCCATTGGCATCCTCCGGAAGGAGCGCAGCGGTCGCTGCGATCGCGATCGCTTGGTCCCTGATCCAACTGTATTATGGATATACGAGAGCGTTCGATTACCTCCAGATATTGCCAATCCATCTATACTCGGCGATGGCCTTGGCCTTCCTACTAAAGCCTATATCGAAGATCCCGGGCAAATGCGCTTTGATGTTGGACTATTCATTGGCCGCGCTTTCTATGATCTGCGGGGCTTACTTCCTATGGGAGTTCGAAAGGATATCGACGAGGATCCCGTTTTTCTCTCCAGTGGCCCCCTTGGATTTCGTCTTCGGAGTCATCACGATTGCCCTCCTCCTTGAGGCTGGAAGGCGCGCGCTCGGATCGATCCTCCCGATGCTTGGGATCTTCGCAATCCTCTTTTCACTATTCGGCCAATATCTCCCAGGCCTCTTGGGCCATAGGGCCCTCTCCTGCGCCGAATTAATAGAGTTCATGTACCTAACGCAGGAGGGGATCTTCGGGATCCCCCTCAGGGTTTCGGCCACGTTCGTATTCATGTTCATACTTTTCGGTGCATTCCTACAGAAGACCGGACTGGGGGATTTCTACTTCGACCTCGCGAACGCTGCCGTTGGGAGATTCAGGGGAGGACCTGGCAAGGTCCCGGTCATAGCAAGTTCCCTCTTCGGTACGATAAGCGGGAGCGCCGTCGCAAACGTCGCCGTCGATGGGCCGATAACGATCAACATGATGAAGAGGAGCGGCTATAGAGCCCATCAGGCGGCCGCCATAGAGGCCTTGGCCTCCACCGGGGGCCAGATAATGCCCCCGGTAATGGGGGCGGCGGCCTTCGTCATGGCGCAGATAATGATGGTCAGATATTGGGATGTCGTAGTGGCCGCGATTCTCCCAGCGGTCCTTTACTATGTGGCGCTTTACATAGTGCTAGATGTTGAAGCGGTGAGGCTTGGCCTCGGGCGATCAAGGATTAAGACCGATTTGAGGTCGTTATTGGCCCGGAGCTACATGGTTGGCCCCCTTTTCATAATGGTTTATCTCCTTTCCTTGGGATACAGTGAAACCCTATCGGCGTTCATTGGAGTAATCTCAGCAGTCGCCATCGCCATTTTGCCCATCTTGGCGAGGAGGAGGATCGGAGATCTTCGAATGATCCCGGAAGCCCTCATCGATGGCGCCAAGGCATCGGTTGAGGTGGCGATACCGTGCGCCATAGCTGGGATCATAGTAGGCGCATTGATATTGACGGGCTTGGGTTTGAAGTTGACGAACATAATGATCGAGGCATCCGGCGGCAATCTCCCAATCCTACTCGTCCTTGTGATGCTCGTATGCCTGATCTTGGGCATGGGTATGCCGACGACGGCCGCTTACATAACGGTCGCGGCTCTGGCGATCCCATCCCTGATCCGCATGGGGGTTATTCCCATGGCCGCACATATGTTCGGGTTCTTCTTCGCGGTCCTATCTATGGTAACGCCACCTGTGGCCTTGGCCGCCTATACGGCGGCTGGCATAGCCGGATGCAAGTCCAACGAGGTCGGTTGGCAAGCGTTCAAATATGCCATACCCATGTTCGTAATTCCGTTCTATTTCGTTCAACATCCTCAATTGCTGATGATAGGCTCCCCATCGGAGATCGCCTTCTACTTCATAAAGGCCATCATAATCATTACCTCAGTTTCGATCGCGCTCATGGGCCACGCCTTCACCGAGATCCAGAAGCCAGCGAGGCTCGCGTTCTTGGCCTCGGCTGCCATGGCATTCGTCCCGGATCCGATCACGGACTCCCTAAGCGCGGTCCTATTCGCGCTCCTGCTGGCCCTAGATTGGGGGCGCCGCAAGCGGGCGAAGGTCGCGCGAAGCCCGAGGCCCTCGCCAGCCCTTTGAGCGCCTTCGCATGCCTTTGGAGGGAGTAAAACATTTGGAGTAGAAAGCGATAAATATCGCTAATCCCCCTTTCCCCAAGGGTGTATTGAAATGCTCTTCACGAAAAAGGGGCCGGAGCCCAAATCCGTTGATATCTCGGCCGATATCTGCGGCGTCCATTTCCCGAACCCATTCGTCCTCTCCTCGGCGACTCCGACGATGCACGCGGAGAACGTCAAGGTCGGGATAGAGGCGGGCTGGGGGGGAGCTGTCCTAAAGACGCTCTTCCCGGCCGAGCACAGCAGGGTTTATGCGCGCCCTAGGTTCAAGATCTTCTGGCTAAAGGATCAGCCCGGATATCCGCAACATATACCCCGCAGCTATACGATAACCTGCATCGAGGACGCATCGGACCTCAGCCCCGAGGACTATGAGAAGGATGTGAACGAAGCGAAGAGGCTGGTCGGAGAGAAGGGGGTCGTTATCGCCAGCATAATGGCGAGCGATATGGAGACTTGGGAGAAATATATGGACCTGATAAATGGGACGAAGGCGGACATGGTCGAGCTCAACTTCGGCTGCCCATACGCGGGCGAACCGGGGACGAAGGAGGAGGGCCCGATGCTCGGCTGGAGGCTTATGCAGATGGGCGAGGAGGTCGTGAGGCTTGCGAAGAGAAAGCTCGCGATACCGTTCTCCCCGAAGATTTCCTCCCAAGTCGGCGAGGTGGATGTATGGGCCGATAGGTTCGAGAAAGCCGGCGCCCCGTGCCTGACGCTCTCCCATAGGATCTCCGGGATCTGGATAGATATAGAGAAGGCGAGGCCATATCCGTTCGGATCGATAACAGGCTTCGGCGGCCCATACCTCATAGGCTTCTCGCTAAAGTGGGTCGCCAAGAGCAGGCGGAAGGTCCAAGTCCCGATAATGGGGAACATGGGGGTTTACGATTGGCAGGACGTTGTGAGGTTCATAATGGTTGGCGCCGACGTGGTCCAAAGCTGCTCGGCCGTGATGATACAGGGGTATGACATAGTGAAGGCTTGGAGGGCTATGTTGGTCAAGTTCATGGAGGAGCATGGCTATTCCAGCCTTAAGGATATGAAGGGCATAGCCCTTCCCTATATAGTCGCCGCCGATAAGGTTGAGAGGGGGGCCCCTGGCATCTACGCGGTTGTCAACGAGGAGAAATGCACGGGCTGCGGCATATGCAAGCGCACATGCTTCCATTTCGCGATGGATTTGGTTCCGCCAAATAATAAAGCTAGGGTGAACCTGAGGAAGTGCGCCGGATGCGGGCTCTGTGCCGAGCTCTGCCCCGTCGATGCCATATCGATGCAGAAGCTGGCCAACTTAGATCTATATCCAAGGTCCAAGCCCTACCATAAGTACTTCCCATACGCGGGCCCGCCGTAGGTATCCGAAGTCCCCCCCATTTTTATTTTTGAAAATCGACTATATCATCAACCCCTTCATTATCAAAAGCCCAGCACATCCCTCCTAATGAGAATATGCCTAAGCCAATCGTTCCTTGGAGAAGGATAATCCCTTCGGAAATGCGAACCCCGGCTCTCCTCCCTTTGGAGCGCAGCCCACAGTATCATCCCGGAGACTAAGAGCATGTTGGCCGCCTCTTGGGCCTGATAGGGCTTGGAGGCGGAATCGAAGTTAAGGGATTTCAATAATTCTCTCACGAGCATTAATCCCTCACCGAGGCTCACCCCATCCCTGATTACCGAGGCTTTGGCCTGCATGGCTTCCTTGATGAGCTTCTTGACCTCCAAGGGATCCATGCCCTTTTCCTCAAACTTCGCCCTAGAGCCACCCTCGAGAATCCCGGCCCCTCTCACGCCTGATCCCTTGGCCCATTTCGCCGCCTCCTCCCCCGCCCTAGCGCCAAACACAGCTATGTCTATGGAGTTCCCGGCTATTCTGTTTGCGCCATGAATCCCCCCCGCCACCTCGCCGGCCGCGTAGAGCCCGGGGATCGAGGTTCGGCAATCGGCATCGATCCTGACGCCCCCCATCATATAATGGGCGGCTGGGGCTATCTCCACCAAATCCCCGCATAAGTCTACGCCGCAGCTCCTTAGGGCTCCCCATATGCGCGGGAAACCTCTCTTTACGACTTCCTCGGGTAGCCCGGTGGCATCGAAGAAAACGGTCCCGCGATCGCTGCCCCGCCCCTCCAATATTCTGGCATGGATCTCCCGAGCCAACTCGCTCTTCGGCAACCTATAGGAGCGAAGGAACTCCGTCCCATCGCCATCCCTGATCTTAGCGCCCTTAAGCAGGAGGGCCGTGGGTATGAGTAAGCCCCTACATTCGGGCGGATGGGCCACTATGGTCGGCTCGAATTGGACGAACTCCATATCCACAAGCTCCGCCCCCGCCTCATAGGCCATCGCGTATCCATCCCCGGTCATGCATTCCGCATTGGTTGTGAATTGATATATCTGCCCGGCGCCCCCGCTCGCTAGGACGGTGGCCCTTGCCACAAAGGCCACCTCTTCCCCCTTCTCCATATCGATCGCCACCGCCCCGGCCGCCCGCCCCTCCTCAATGAGGAGCCGGGCCCCCATAAGGCCCTCGTGGATCTTCACACCCCGCTCCCTCGCCCCCCTCAACAACTTATCCATCAATTCGATCCCTAGGCTATCGTCAAAGAATAGAGACCTTGGGTATGTGGAATCGGAAACCAATCGCTGCGCGTAGAGATCCCCCCTTTTATTGAACCTCACGCCCAAAGCCTCGAGCCTCTCCAAAGCCGGTTTAGCTCCGAGGACCAACGCCCTCACCAAGCCCTCGTCATTAATGAAGCAGCCCCCTCGCATCGTATCCTCGTAATGGGCCTCCGGACCATCCCTAGGGTCCTCATGCCCGAGGGGGACATTGAGCGCCGATATCTCCCTCGTGGAGCATTCGCCCTTCGAAATCAGGTCCACCTCGGCGCCCCTTTCGGCAGCTGCTATAGCGGCCATGAGACCCGCCCCTCCCCCCCCTATGATCAAGACATCCGTTTCTATCCTCTCCAACTTACCGCAAATCCCCTCCATTCCCACGATCGGCCTTCATCAAGGTGATTTTTTATAGATGTCTCATAAAATGGTCTTGCGATGGGCGATAACCTGATACCATTTAAGGGGAAGGCCCCAAGGCCTCATGAATCCTCCTACGTAGACCCGGCCGCGAGGGTAATTGGGGATGTTGAGATCTCGGAGGGGGCGAGCGTTTGGCCGGGGGCCGTGATAAGGGGCGATGATTCCCAAATCCTCATAGGCAGGATGGCGGTTGTGCTCGAGAATTGCATCGTGGAGGCCCCGAGCGGCCTGCCGGTCCGCGTGGGAGAGCGGGCGCTCATATCCCACGGGGCCATCCTGCACGGTTGCTTAATCGGCGAT contains:
- a CDS encoding FAD-binding protein, which produces MERIETDVLIIGGGGAGLMAAIAAAERGAEVDLISKGECSTREISALNVPLGHEDPRDGPEAHYEDTMRGGCFINDEGLVRALVLGAKPALERLEALGVRFNKRGDLYAQRLVSDSTYPRSLFFDDSLGIELMDKLLRGARERGVKIHEGLMGARLLIEEGRAAGAVAIDMEKGEEVAFVARATVLASGGAGQIYQFTTNAECMTGDGYAMAYEAGAELVDMEFVQFEPTIVAHPPECRGLLIPTALLLKGAKIRDGDGTEFLRSYRLPKSELAREIHARILEGRGSDRGTVFFDATGLPEEVVKRGFPRIWGALRSCGVDLCGDLVEIAPAAHYMMGGVRIDADCRTSIPGLYAAGEVAGGIHGANRIAGNSIDIAVFGARAGEEAAKWAKGSGVRGAGILEGGSRAKFEEKGMDPLEVKKLIKEAMQAKASVIRDGVSLGEGLMLVRELLKSLNFDSASKPYQAQEAANMLLVSGMILWAALQREESRGSHFRRDYPSPRNDWLRHILIRRDVLGF
- a CDS encoding gamma carbonic anhydrase family protein; this encodes MGDNLIPFKGKAPRPHESSYVDPAARVIGDVEISEGASVWPGAVIRGDDSQILIGRMAVVLENCIVEAPSGLPVRVGERALISHGAILHGCLIGDGALVGIGAIVLDGAKVGDRAIVAAGALVPPNGIVEDGKLAMGIPAKPVRDVTATEMEAISKEVERLHWKAMEYKRILERPRPTNSPHHALT
- a CDS encoding TRAP transporter fused permease subunit yields the protein MASSGRSAAVAAIAIAWSLIQLYYGYTRAFDYLQILPIHLYSAMALAFLLKPISKIPGKCALMLDYSLAALSMICGAYFLWEFERISTRIPFFSPVAPLDFVFGVITIALLLEAGRRALGSILPMLGIFAILFSLFGQYLPGLLGHRALSCAELIEFMYLTQEGIFGIPLRVSATFVFMFILFGAFLQKTGLGDFYFDLANAAVGRFRGGPGKVPVIASSLFGTISGSAVANVAVDGPITINMMKRSGYRAHQAAAIEALASTGGQIMPPVMGAAAFVMAQIMMVRYWDVVVAAILPAVLYYVALYIVLDVEAVRLGLGRSRIKTDLRSLLARSYMVGPLFIMVYLLSLGYSETLSAFIGVISAVAIAILPILARRRIGDLRMIPEALIDGAKASVEVAIPCAIAGIIVGALILTGLGLKLTNIMIEASGGNLPILLVLVMLVCLILGMGMPTTAAYITVAALAIPSLIRMGVIPMAAHMFGFFFAVLSMVTPPVALAAYTAAGIAGCKSNEVGWQAFKYAIPMFVIPFYFVQHPQLLMIGSPSEIAFYFIKAIIIITSVSIALMGHAFTEIQKPARLAFLASAAMAFVPDPITDSLSAVLFALLLALDWGRRKRAKVARSPRPSPAL
- a CDS encoding 4Fe-4S binding protein is translated as MLFTKKGPEPKSVDISADICGVHFPNPFVLSSATPTMHAENVKVGIEAGWGGAVLKTLFPAEHSRVYARPRFKIFWLKDQPGYPQHIPRSYTITCIEDASDLSPEDYEKDVNEAKRLVGEKGVVIASIMASDMETWEKYMDLINGTKADMVELNFGCPYAGEPGTKEEGPMLGWRLMQMGEEVVRLAKRKLAIPFSPKISSQVGEVDVWADRFEKAGAPCLTLSHRISGIWIDIEKARPYPFGSITGFGGPYLIGFSLKWVAKSRRKVQVPIMGNMGVYDWQDVVRFIMVGADVVQSCSAVMIQGYDIVKAWRAMLVKFMEEHGYSSLKDMKGIALPYIVAADKVERGAPGIYAVVNEEKCTGCGICKRTCFHFAMDLVPPNNKARVNLRKCAGCGLCAELCPVDAISMQKLANLDLYPRSKPYHKYFPYAGPP
- a CDS encoding TAXI family TRAP transporter solute-binding subunit, which gives rise to AVLTKGSSGEWTTRKVLEAYGITYEDIISWGGSVSFGSFSAALEKMKDGSADAFGQMCTPRHPTWTEMANAVNLRFLPLREDILDQLCSKYGYIKSRIPKGEFKGIEEDIPALGFYTMLITTKDLPEWVAYAITKAICDNRNVWVAAYKASEVFDPKTAWKTPIPLHPGAERYYKEMGYMK